One region of Triticum aestivum cultivar Chinese Spring chromosome 6B, IWGSC CS RefSeq v2.1, whole genome shotgun sequence genomic DNA includes:
- the LOC123136969 gene encoding uncharacterized protein, producing the protein MWSFPTVEAQGAASSSTKEEPVRRMQPRGRVDRGRGAAPPTASVESIAAEQYRCTSSRSRPLVMLSATEEPPCPLHPEVLPRHPSSTTGDGSPLPCSSCLAPKFSPCRLEGSPTMLGANA; encoded by the exons ATGTGGTCCTTCCCCACGGTCGAAGCCCAAGGTGCCGCCTCATCGTCCACAAAAGAGGAGCCCGTCCGCCGCATGCAGCCAAGGGGTCGAGTCGACCGCGGCCGAGGAGCCGCGCCGCCAACCGCCAGTGTGGAGTCGATCGCCGCCGAGCAATACCGCTGTACTTCCTCAAGATCCAGGCCGCT GGTGATGCTGTCCGCAACCGAGGAGCCACCTTGCCCTCTGCATCCAGAGGTTCTGCCCCGCCATCCCTCTTCCACCACCGGCGACGGCTCTCCCCTCCCCTGCTCGTCTTGCCTCGCCCCCAAATTCAGCCCGTGCAG GCTGGAAGGATCCCCAACCATGCTGGGTGCTAATGCTTGA